A genomic stretch from Plutella xylostella chromosome 14, ilPluXylo3.1, whole genome shotgun sequence includes:
- the LOC105385733 gene encoding carboxypeptidase B, protein MIINMFRVFTAFLFISVVYAKHEIYDGASVYEVQVENKAQSKVVSTLEEQLGLDIWSRPGPSRSGMVLVPKNSKEEFAYKLRLAGIKFQTSVDNVKEQLEIEDRLLAAASDKISYDRSNKAALPLNRVYRWQEVENHMVQLAQTYPDKVTLVNGGPTYEGRPVNYLRVSTTNFQDLSKPVVFIMSLLHSREWITQAATLYALDQLLVNNTESDLINDIDWIIMPTANPDGYIFSHDSDRFWRKNRKYGRRCMGVDLNRNYDINWGTESSDSPCYEDYHGTEPFSEPESVVTKKILEEHQDRIQLFLDIHSYGSYVLYGYGNGELPPNGEALSSVGVLIGDAIDAAKLINNPNYTVGNLAQTLYPASGGSQDYALSVGVPYSYCLELPAFRGSSSITGFLVDPEFIEQAGYETWEGIKAGARYALNNYRMRKEIQITV, encoded by the exons ATGATCATTAACATGTTTCGAGTTTTTACCGcgtttttatttatcagtgTAGTTTATGCTAAGCATGAGATCTATGACGG agcATCAGTATATGAAGTTCAAGTTGAAAATAAAGCCCAATCTAAGGTGGTGTCTACGCTAGAAGAACAACTAGGTCTCGACATTTGGTCGCGCCCTGGACCGTCGCGGTCCGGTATGGTCCTTGTGCCCAAGAACTCAAAGGAAGAATTCGCTTACAAGCTGCGACTAGCCGGCATCAAATTCCAAACTTCGGTCGACAACGTTAAAGA ACAATTGGAGATAGAAGACCGTCTTTTGGCCGCTGCCAGTGATAAAATCTCCTACGATCGTAGTAATAAAGCTGCTCTGCCACTGAATAGAGTGTACAGATGGCAAGAA GTTGAAAATCACATGGTGCAGTTGGCACAGACTTATCCCGACAAAGTGACTCTTGTGAACGGAGGCCCGACCTACGAAGGAAGGCCTGTCAACTACCTGCGTGTATCCACTACCAACTTCCAG GATCTCAGCAAGCCCGTGGTGTTCATAATGTCCCTGCTGCACAGCCGCGAGTGGATCACTCAGGCCGCCACACTGTATGCACTAGACCAACTTCTCGTCAACAACACAGAGAGTGACCTCATCAATGACATCGACTGGATCATCATGCCCACAGCCAATCCTGATGGCTACATATTCAGCCATGACTCT GATCGTTTCTGGAGGAAGAACCGTAAATATGGCCGACGTTGTATGGGCGTCGATCTGAACCGGAATTATGACATAAACTGGGGCACCGAATCAAGCGATTCACCTTGCTATGAGGATTACCACGGTACAGAACCATTCTCCGAACCAGAATCGGTCGTCACTAAGAAAATCTTGGAGGAACACCAAGACCGCATCCAGCTGTTCCTGGACATCCACAGTTACGGAAGCTATGTTCTCTATGGCTACGGAAACGGTGAGCTCCCACCCAATGGCGAGGCCTTGTCTTCCGTCGGAGTCTTAATCGGAGACGCTATTGACGCAGCGAAATTGATAAACAATCCGAATTATACGGTTGGTAATCTAGCGCAGACGCTATACCCTGCTTCGGGTGGCTCTCAAGACTACGCCCTGAGTGTGGGTGTCCCTTACTCATACTGCCTGGAGTTGCCCGCTTTTAGGGGTAGTTCATCGATTACCGGGTTCTTGGTGGACCCTGAGTTTATAGAGCAGGCTGGCTACGAGACCTGGGAAGGGATCAAGGCTGGTGCACGATACGCACTGAACAATTACAGAATGAGGAAAGAAATACAAATTACAGTTTag
- the LOC105385731 gene encoding uncharacterized protein LOC105385731, translated as MAHKYRKKWLKFALLPLALLSTACADFTTECQRPCDCRWQSGNKAAICANSSLRAVPANLSNDIQILDLSNNNLQQLHQEAFKKVGLSNLKKLFLKDCSIESVHKSAFTTLAIMIELDLSKNKIQYLHPDTFRGTEKLRLINLNNNFIDKLEDGLFRNLKYLQKVEVSNNRIVRIGTKAFANLPQLKILRFDGNNLSHMKPETLMGLSNLSGLDLHNNRWRCDCNLQTFRNWVISHNLYTAPTACSEPASLRDKLWNELDSSNFACRPTILEPLPDATVKSYEENVTLTCKVVGNPTPEVVWRFNSKTIEMRAFGEIRYVISDNTVDLIRWVNLTVLHARYSDRGNYTCIAENPGGRDEKTLTLYLSKYGSYGTIMGMDTDSFAILVGCLSAFLIIFGSITAVCYYTSQRNETKKLIKDDTRTNGEALIEGSLGSELEKGYPAEVNPLSKPPRKHEAPPSLTSAATEMSELNRTLLDNDSTLASSGENRAQDAEPLPKMSQETLLVDRLAQEHQTYPPDLLSFPLRGSTQISPAGVDRPKSTQTTNSPIKSPGYGVTALNPNLFNRIQLPSTSQGSYSKGGYVTLPRRPRMPNWLPEGNYPQVFSTLNGVIPYDNFGMKLFGNGSNYYSLNKSELDVMTGSSRGVNPNYSVPQGVEACDEIEPAPSPAPGTPHATIPRSSISSPNIHNQLLALQAMSMNHGRGTRVPMSSEPRPLKVILTPPENESLIKNTSRELRRMGGNGNVTGTLGRKTVPKPPPKPRKRSSNEMKEPFLLNSGETATQV; from the exons ATGGCTCATAAATATCGGAAAAAATGGTTGAAATTCGCTCTTCTGCCCCTCGCACTACTCTCAACTGCCTGCGCGGACTTCACCACGGAATGTCAGCGGCCGTGCGACTGTCGATGGCAATCGGGGAATAAAGCCGCCATTTGCGCCAACTCCAGCCTGAGAGCCGTGCCCGCCaaccttagtaatgacattcAGATCCTAGACCTTTCCAATAATAACCTCCAGCAGCTACATCAAGAGGCGTTCAAGAAAGTCGGTCTAAGTAATCTAAAGAAACTTTTCCTAAAAGATTGCTCCATCGAGTCCGTTCACAAATCCGCCTTTACGACCCTCGCCATCATGATCGAACTCGatttgtcaaagaacaaaataCAATATCTACACCCGGATACGTTCCGAGGCACGGAGAAGCTGAGATTGATAAACTTAAACAACAACTTCATCGACAAGTTAGAAGACGGTCTGTTCCGCAACTTGAAGTACCTACAGAAAGTCGAGGTGAGCAATAACAGGATAGTTCGGATCGGAACTAAGGCGTTCGCGAACTTGCCTCAGCTGAAGATACTGCGCTTCGACGGCAACAACCTCAGCCACATGAAACCGGAAACTTTGATGGGCCTCAGCAATTTATCCGGCTTAGATTTGCACAACAACCGGTGGCGATGCGATTGCAACTTGCAAACATTTCGCAACTGGGTGATCAGTCATAACCTGTACACGGCACCCACCGCTTGTTCCGAACCGGCGTCTCTAAGAGATAAACTTTGGAACGAATTAGACTCATCCAACTTCGCCTGCCGGCCGACCATTCTCGAGCCGCTCCCGGACGCAACAGTGAAAAGTTACGAAGAAAACGTGACACTGACTTGCAAAGTCGTCGGCAACCCCACGCCCGAAGTCGTGTGGCGTTTCAACTCGAAAACAATCGAAATGCGCGCGTTCGGGGAAATACGCTACGTTATTTCTGACAACACAGTCGATCTGATCCGATGGGTTAATTTGACAGTTCTGCACGCGAGGTACAGCGACAGGGGGAATTATACGTGCATAGCGGAGAACCCAGGGGGGCGGGACGAGAAAACGCTCACCCTATATCTGTCTAAATACGGCAGTTACGGAACCATAATGGGAATGGATACGGATTCGTTTGCTATTTTAGTTGGTTGCCTGTCTGCTTTCCTTATAATATTCGGGTCGATCACGGCTGTGTGCTACTACACGTCGCAGAGGAATGAGACGAAGAAGTTGATAAAAGATGACACTCGGACAAACGGGGAGGCTCTGATCGAGGGTTCCCTGGGGTCGGAGCTGGAGAAGGGGTACCCGGCGGAGGTGAACCCGCTGTCGAAGCCCCCGCGGAAGCACGAGGCGCCGCCCTCGCTCACCAGCGCCGCCACGGAGATGTCGGAGCTCAACAGGACGCTGCTCGACAACGATTCCACTTTAG CGTCGAGCGGGGAAAATCGAGCTCAAGATGCGGAACCGCTTCCGAAAATGTCTCAAGAAACTCTGCTGGTAGATCGCTTAGCGCAAGAGCATCAAACGTACCCCCCGGATCTGCTCTCGTTCCCTTTAAGAGGCAGCACGCAGATATCACCAGCTGGTGTCGACAGACCAAAATCCACACAGACCACCAACAGTCCAATTAAGTCCCCTGGCTACGGCGTCACTGCATTGAACCCTAATCTATTCAACCGCATTCAGTTACCGAGCACATCGCAAGGCTCCTACTCAAAAGGGGGCTACGTCACGCTACCGCGAAGACCGCGAATGCCAAATTGGCTTCCCGAAGGCAATTACCCGCAAGTGTTCTCGACTCTCAATGGTGTGATTCCATACGATAATTTCGGCATGAAGCTTTTCGGGAACGGTAGTAACTATTACAGTCTGAACAAGAGTGAGTTGGACGTGATGACGGGCAGCAGTAGAGGGGTGAATCCCAACTACAGCGTGCCTCAGGGTGTAGAAGCGTGTGACGAAATCGAGCCAGCGCCGTCACCCGCGCCAGGGACTCCTCACGCCACGATCCCTCGAAGCAGCATCAGTTCTCCAAACATCCACAACCAGCTGTTGGCTTTACAAGCCATGTCGATGAATCACGGGCGAGGCACTCGGGTGCCAATGTCCTCCGAACCTCGGCCGCTGAAAGTAATCCTGACCCCTCCAGAAAACGAGAGCCTCATAAAGAATACGAGTCGTGAGTTACGCCGAATGGGCGGTAATGGCAACGTTACGGGGACGTTGGGAAGAAAAACTGTTCCTAAACCACCGCCGAAGCCGAGAAAAAGATCCTCCAACGAAATGAAAGAGCCGTTTCTACTGAACTCCGGCGAAACAGCCACTCAGGTTTAA
- the LOC119690308 gene encoding carboxypeptidase B, whose product MFRVLTVFLLISVVYAKHEIYEGASVYEFEVENETQSKIVYYMLQDQLGLDIWSHPGPSRSGMVLVPKNSKEEFAYKLKLAGIKFRATVDNVKEQLDIEERLLAAASRRISSDSSSKAALTLDRVYRWEEIEEYMVRLARNYPDKVTLVNGGTSFEGRPINYLRISTTNFQDPSKPVVFVQSLLHSREWIGQAATLYAIEKLVVNNTDSDLINDIDWIILPTANPDGYIFSHNSDRFWRKNRKTGLFIADLCVGVDLNRNYDYAWGTESSNAVCEENFHGPGPFSEPETAVTKNILDEHKDRIEMFLDIHSFGSYVLYPYGTGELPPNALDLNLVGVLIGDAIDAVKLSANKNYTVGNSGLLLYPSSGGSDDYARKVGIPYSYCLELPAFRGSTSITGFLVDPEFIAQAGYETWEGIKAGARYVLDSYKMRR is encoded by the exons ATGTTTCGAGTTTTAACTGTGTTTTTATTGATCAGCGTAGTTTACGCTAAGCATGAGATCTATGAGGG agCATCAGTGTACGAGTTTGAAGTTGAAAATGAAACCCAATCtaaaattgtatattatatgCTACAAGACCAACTAGGCCTGGACATTTGGTCGCACCCTGGACCGTCGCGGTCCGGTATGGTCCTTGTTCCCAAGAACTCTAAGGAGGAATTTGCTTACAAACTTAAACTAGCTGGCATCAAGTTCCGAGCCACTGTTGACAACGTCAAAGA acaGTTGGACATAGAAGAACGTCTTTTAGCCGCCGCCTCCCGTAGAATCTCCTCCGACAGTAGTTCCAAAGCTGCTCTCACACTCGACAGAGTATACAGATGGGAAGAA ATCGAAGAATATATGGTGCGTTTGGCGCGGAATTATCCCGACAAAGTGACCCTTGTGAACGGAGGCACGAGCTTCGAAGGAAGGCCTATCAACTACCTGCGTATATCCACTACCAACTTCcag GATCCCAGCAAGCCAGTGGTGTTCGTGCAATCCCTACTCCACAGTCGCGAGTGGATCGGTCAGGCCGCCACACTGTATGCCATAGAGAAACTTGTGGTCAACAACACTGACAGCGACCTCATCAATGACATCGACTGGATCATCTTGCCCACAGCCAATCCCGATGGCTATATATTTAGCCATAACTCT GACCGTTTCTGGAGGAAGAACCGTAAAACGGGCCTTTTCATAGCTGATCTCTGTGTGGGCGTCGATCTGAACAGGAACTACGACTATGCTTGGGGCACCGAATCGAGCAATGCAGTTTGTGAAGAGAATTTCCATGGTCCAGGGCCATTCTCTGAACCAGAAACTGCTGTCACTAAGAATATCCTGGATGAACACAAAGACCGCATAGAAATGTTCCTGGACATTCACAGTTTTGGAAGCTATGTCCTGTACCCCTATGGAACCGGAGAGCTGCCACCCAACGCTCTAGACTTGAATTTGGTTGGTGTGTTAATTGGAGACGCTATTGATGCAGTAAAACTGAGtgctaataaaaattatacggTTGGCAATAGCGGGCTACTGCTGTACCCTAGTTCAGGGGGCTCGGATGACTACGCCCGTAAAGTGGGTATTCCTTACTCATACTGCCTGGAGTTGCCCGCTTTTAGGGGAAGTACATCGATTACCGGGTTCTTGGTGGACCCTGAGTTTATAGCGCAGGCTGGCTACGAGACCTGGGAAGGGATCAAGGCTGGCGCGCGTTATGTTCTAGACAGTTACAAGATGAGGAGATGA
- the LOC119692247 gene encoding uncharacterized protein LOC119692247, whose protein sequence is MAKGTFNPKIVPKFWDRENGPHRVTKCYLKGVIFIGTRLYRCMALGIITSCTDPTCLEYICQLSVTSCQCDTGSAGYKQVGVYRRAKYTLLKMASPLTLESFDCEGEPGSVGVRWERWKRALFIYLDASNIEKDDKKRANLLHFGGIELQEIYYNIPEAHVEPAEGVNVFSVAIKKLDEYFAPKQSNIYERHMFRLLKQEKDEKFEKFVVRLRQQADKCQFTAKDENIIDQITEKCLSSELRKKILQIGDGITLDRIISEANLLEVVNKQLEKFGCTASSESINKIESKPKSKFEVSEKEEIGCGRCGNRRHSSNDPNCPAKRRECLKCGLLGHFRQFCKTRNITKRKWEGKNTREYDKRKKITLQTWAGLKQKMLVDSGCKQNLITEETWNKLKMHNVQVFNQIKNPNINFMSYGSDKPLEVKGSFEATIKVGNNSENATFYVIIKGTKNLLGKTTAVALGILRIGLDSVVGSVDTEVFPKFKDVLVDLPIDDSVSPVSQPYRRIPIPLEGKIEAKIQDLVNRDIIEEVKGSSRWVSPIVPILKDDGEVRLCIDMRRANAAIVRENHSLPTMDVMEKVNFLGHELSGEGIRPLEKYVSTIQEFRAPSTTGELQSFLGLVNFVSKWIPDLATRTESLKELLRSKKEHRPSSEIIEVKDRDKEMKEKGKEYADRKRKAKDCELELGDKVYIKNMSKDNKLSLNYDATPHTVEKTIGGDIEVRNDETGQTLRRNVVHLKKIQGNWEVVNRSENEQLQINGNTEDGATMEED, encoded by the exons ATGGCCAAAGGGACATTCAACCCCAAAATAGTACCTAAATTCTGGGACAGAGAAAACGGACCCCACAGAGTGACAAAATGCTACCTGAAGGGGGTCATCTTTATTGGTACCCGACTGTACCGT TGTATGGCACTCGGAATAATAACATCCTGCACAGATCCTACTTGTCTCGAGTACATATGTCAGTTGTCTGTGACCAGCTGTCAGTGTGACACTGGAAGCGCGGGTTACAAGCAAGTGGGCGTGTACCGACGAGCCAAG TACACCTTGCTAAAAATGGCATCGCCATTAACCCTGGAGTCATTTGACTGCGAAGGAGAACCTGGTTCGGTGGGAGTGCGCTGGGAGCGTTGGAAGagagctttatttatttatttagacgCGTCAAATATAGAGAAGGACGATAAAAAAAGAGCAAACCTCTTACATTTTGGCGGCATTGAACTGCaggaaatatattataatatacccgAAGCTCATGTGGAGCCTGCAGAGGGTGTGAACGTATTCTCTGTAGccataaaaaaactagatgAATACTTTGCTCCTAAGCAGAGCAACATCTATGAACGACACATGTTTAGGCTCCTGAAACAAGAAAAAGATGAGAAGTTTGAGAAGTTTGTTGTACGACTTCGACAACAGGCTGACAAATGTCAGTTTACAGCAAAGgatgaaaatataattgacCAAATCACAGAAAAATGCCTTTCAAGTGAACTCAGGAAGAAAATTCTACAAATAGGAGATGGAATTACTCTGGATAGAATTATATCAGAAGCAAATTTGTTGGAAGTAGTTAACAAACAATTAGAAAAATTTGGTTGCACTGCGTCATCTgaaagtattaataaaattgaatcAAAGCCAAAATCTAAGTTCGAAGTAAGTGAAAAAGAAGAAATAGGTTGCGGACGTTGTGGCAATCGTAGACACTCATCGAATGACCCTAACTGCCCTGCCAAACGGAGAGAGTGCCTTAAATGCGGACTCCTGGGGCACTTCCGGCAATTTTGTAAGACAAGAAACAtaacaaaaagaaaatgggAAGGGAAAAATACAAGAGAATATGATAAAAGGAAGAAAATTACATTACAAACA TGGGCGGGgttgaaacaaaaaatgttgGTTGACTCAGGATGTAAGCAAAATTTAATTACTGAAGAAACATGGAACAAGTTGAAAATGCATAATGTTCAAGTATTCAACCAAATAAAAAAcccaaacattaatttcatgtCATATGGCAGTGACAAACCATTAGAAGTTAAAGGTTCTTTCGAAGCAACCATAAAAGTAGGAAACAATTCCGAGAATGCTACATTCTATGTAATTATCAAGGGGACAAAAAATCTACTGGGGAAGACAACCGCAGTAGCATTGGGAATACTACGTATTGGACTGGACAGTGTCGTTGGTAGTGTTGATACTGAAGTTTTTCCAAAATTCAAAGATGTCTTAGTTGACCTACCCATTGATGATTCTGTATCTCCGGTATCTCAACCATACAG gCGAATACCTATTCCACTTGAAGGGAAAATCGAGGCAAAGATCCAGGATCTAGTCAACAGGGACATCATTGAGGAAGTTAAAGGCTCCTCAAGATGGGTATCACCAATAGTTCCTATCCTTAAAGACGATGGAGAAGTGCGTCTTTGCATCGATATGAGGCGTGCTAATGCAGCAATTGTTCGTGAAAATCATTCCTTACCCACCATGGATGT GATGGAGAAAGTAAATTTTCTTGGACACGAACTTTCTGGAGAAGGCATACGACCACTTGAGAAATATGTCTCGACGATTCAAGAATTCAGGGCACCATCAACTACAGGAGAACTGCAGAGTTTCTTGGGCCTCGTGAACTTTGTGAGTAAATGGATACCGGACTTGGCTACACGGACAGAATCACTTAAAGAACTATTAAGAAGTAAAAAGGAACACA GACCAAGTTCAGAAATAATAGAGGTAAAAGACAGGGATAAAGAAATGAAAGAAAAAGGAAAGGAATATGCAGATAGAAAACGTAAAGCTAAAGACTGTGAGTTAGAACTGGGTGACAAAGTATACATTAAGAATATGTCCAAAGATAATAAATTGAGTTTAAATTATGATGCAACTCCTCACACGGTTGAAAAGACTATCGGAGGAGACATTGAAGTTCGAAATGATGAAACCGGCCAGACATTAAGAAGAAATGTAGTACATCTTAAAAAGATTCAAGGAAACTGGGAAGTGGTAAATAGAAGTGAAAACGAGCAATTGCAGATCAATGGAAATACGGAAGATGGTGCTACCATGGAAGaggattaa
- the LOC119694344 gene encoding carboxypeptidase B-like, giving the protein MFRVLTVFLLISVVYAKHEIYEGASVYEFEVENETQSKIVYYMLQDQLGLDIWSHPGPSRSGMVLVPKNSKEEFAYKLKLAGIKFRATVDNVKEQLDIEERLLAAASSRISSESSSKAALTLDRVYRWKEIEEYMVRLARNYPDKVTLMNGGTSFEGRPINYLRISTTNFQDPNKPVVFVQSLLHSREWIGQAATLYAIEKLVVNNTDSDLINDIDWIILPTANPDGYIYSHNSDRFWRKNRKTGFLIDNRCVGVDLNRNYDYAWGTESSDEVCEDTFHGSGPFSEPETAVTKNILDEHKDRIEMFLDIHSYGSYVLYPYGIGELPPNALDLNLVGVLIGNAIDAVKLSANKNYTVGNSGLLLYLSSGSSDDYARKVGIPYSYCLELPAFRGSSSITGFLVDPEFIAQAGYETWEGIKAGARYVLDSYKMRR; this is encoded by the exons ATGTTTCGAGTTTTAACTGTGTTTTTATTGATCAGCGTAGTTTACGCTAAGCATGAGATCTATGAGGG agCATCTGTTTACGAGTTTGAAGTCGAAAATGAAACCCAATCtaaaattgtatattatatgCTACAAGACCAACTAGGCCTGGACATTTGGTCGCACCCTGGACCGTCGCGGTCCGGTATGGTCCTTGTTCCCAAGAACTCTAAGGAGGAATTTGCTTACAAACTTAAACTAGCTGGCATCAAGTTCCGAGCCACTGTTGACAACGTCAAAGA acaGTTGGACATAGAAGAACGTCTTTTGGCCGCTGCCTCCAGTAGAATCTCCTCGGAGAGTAGTTCTAAAGCTGCTCTCACACTCGACAGAGTATACAGATGGAAAGAA attgaagAATATATGGTGCGCTTGGCGCGGAATTATCCCGACAAAGTGACCCTTATGAACGGTGGCACGAGCTTCGAAGGAAGGCCTATCAACTACCTGCGTATATCCACTACCAACTTCCAg gATCCCAACAAACCAGTAGTGTTCGTGCAATCCCTACTCCACAGTCGCGAGTGGATCGGTCAGGCCGCCACACTGTATGCCATAGAGAAACTTGTGGTCAACAACACTGACAGCGACCTCATCAATGACATCGACTGGATCATCTTGCCCACAGCCAACCCCGATGGCTACATATATAGCCATAACTCT GACCGTTTCTGGAGGAAGAACCGTAAAACGGGGTTTTTAATAGATAATCGTTGTGTGGGCGTCGATCTGAACAGGAACTATGACTATGCTTGGGGCACCGAATCGAGCGATGAAGTTTGTGAAGACACATTCCATGGTTCAGGGCCATTCTCAGAACCAGAAACTGCTGTCACTAAGAATATCCTGGATGAACACAAAGACCGCATAGAAATGTTCCTGGACATTCACAGTTACGGAAGCTATGTCCTGTACCCCTATGGAATTGGCGAGCTGCCACCCAACGCTCTAGACTTGAATTTGGTTGGTGTGTTAATTGGAAACGCTATTGATGCAGTAAAATTGAGTGCCAATAAAAATTATACGGTTGGCAATAGCGGGCTACTGCTGTACCTTAGTTCAGGGAGCTCGGATGACTACGCCCGTAAAGTGGGTATTCCTTACTCATACTGCCTGGAGCTGCCCGCTTTTAGGGGTAGTTCATCGATTACCGGGTTCTTGGTGGACCCTGAGTTTATAGCGCAGGCTGGCTACGAGACCTGGGAAGGGATCAAGGCTGGCGCGCGTTATGTTCTAGACAGTTACAAGATGAGGAGATGA
- the LOC105385735 gene encoding carboxypeptidase B-like — MFRVFSVFLLISVVYAKHEIYEGASVYEVQVENEAQYKVLSMLEDQLGLDIWSRPGPSRSGMVLVPKNSKEEFAYKLRLAGIKFQTAVDNVKEQLEIEDRLFAAASDKISYDRSNKAALPLNRVYRWEEVENHMVQLAQTYPDKVTLVNGGPTYEGRPVNYLRVSTTNFQDLSKPVVFIMSLLHSREWIGQAATLYALDKLLINNTESDLINEIDWIIMPTANPDGYIFSHDSDRFWRKNRRFGSSCMGVDLNRNYDINWGTESSDSPCSETYHGTEPFSEPETVVHKKIFEEHQDRVLVFLDIHSFGSYVLYGYGNGELPPNGEALSSAAISIGDAIDAAKLPNNPNYTVGNLAQALYPASGGSQDYALSVGVPYAYCLELPAFRGSTSITGFLVDPEFVEQAGYETWEGIKAGARFALNSNRMRKGIP, encoded by the exons ATGTTTCGggttttctctgtgtttttaTTGATCAGTGTAGTTTACGCTAAGCATGAAATCTATGAGGG AGCATCAGTTTATGAGGTTCAGGTTGAAAATGAAGCCCAATATAAGGTGTTGTCTATGCTAGAAGACCAACTAGGCCTGGACATTTGGTCGCGCCCTGGACCGTCGCGGTCCGGTATGGTCCTTGTGCCCAAGAACTCAAAGGAGGAATTCGCTTACAAACTGCGACTAGCCGGCATCAAATTCCAAACTGCGGTCGACAACGTTAAAGA ACAATTGGAGATAGAAGACCGACTTTTCGCCGCTGCCAGTGATAAAATCTCCTACGATCGTAGTAATAAAGCTGCTCTGCCACTGAATAGAGTGTACAGATGGGAAGAA GTTGAAAATCACATGGTGCAGTTGGCACAGACTTATCCCGACAAAGTGACTCTTGTGAACGGAGGCCCGACCTACGAAGGAAGGCCTGTCAACTACCTGCGTGTATCCACTACCAACTTccag GATCTCAGCAAGCCTGTGGTGTTCATAATGTCCCTGCTGCACAGCCGCGAGTGGATTGGTCAGGCCGCCACACTGTATGCACTGGACAAACTTCTCATCAACAACACAGAGAGTGATCTCATCAATGAAATCGACTGGATCATCATGCCCACAGCCAATCCTGATGGCTACATATTCAGCCATGACTCT GATCGTTTCTGGAGGAAGAACCGTAGATTTGGCAGCAGTTGTATGGGCGTCGATCTGAACAGGAACTATGACATAAACTGGGGCACCGAATCAAGCGATTCACCTTGCTCAGAGACTTACCACGGTACAGAACCATTCTCCGAACCAGAAACGGTCGTCCATAAGAAAATCTTCGAGGAACACCAAGACCGCGTCCTGGTGTTCCTGGACATTCACAGTTTCGGCAGCTATGTTCTCTATGGCTACGGAAATGGTGAGCTCCCACCCAATGGCGAGGCCTTGTCTTCCGCCGCAATCTCAATTGGAGACGCTATTGACGCTGCGAAATTGCCAAACAATCCGAATTACACGGTTGGTAATCTAGCGCAGGCGCTATACCCTGCTTCAGGTGGCTCCCAAGACTACGCCCTGAGTGTGGGTGTCCCTTACGCATACTGCCTGGAGTTGCCCGCTTTTAGGGGTAGTACATCGATTACCGGGTTCTTGGTGGACCCTGAGTTTGTGGAACAGGCTGGCTACGAGACCTGGGAAGGGATCAAGGCTGGCGCACGATTCGCACTGAATAGTAACAGAATGAGGAAAGGGATACCATAA